Within the Pseudopipra pipra isolate bDixPip1 chromosome 19, bDixPip1.hap1, whole genome shotgun sequence genome, the region ttaaaatgatggctttagcaatcaactaaatcggagatgttgtttttgagaggaaatgatgccaaataaatgcagagttttgggtcagttttttggatgatttgggtcagtttttggggtcagtttggggtcattgtttggggtgatttgggtcagttttgggtcagcttttgaaatgattggggtcagttttgggtcagcttttgggatgattggggtggggttttggggtcagttttgggtcattgtttggTGTGAATGgggtcggttttgggtcaatttttggggagcactgggtgttactgggggttgttggggagcactgggtgtttactggggagcactgggtgttactgggggttgttggggagcactgggtgttactggggtgcactggggagcactgggtgttactgagggttgttggggagcactgggtgttactggggagcactgggagagaagatgaaaaataaagagaataaaaaataaacgaaataaaaaaggaaatataaaaaccaaaagaaaattaaaaaaaaaaggcaaaaaaactaaaaaggaaataaaatgaaaaggaaataagagagaaaaaaaaaaaaaaagaaaccccttcttgggcaccccgtttcctctcctctcctcccccccccccgaaccgtaaattgcggggtcaaCACCCCTAAAATGTGAGacggggaccccaaaatgtgggtgagggaaccccagggagccgaaaaagtggagggggagccgcagtaagaaagcgaagccgggcggtcgggcggcggagtgggggggggagccgaggtggcgacgccggcgcatgcgcagtcgttggcaagacgccgacgatcacgtggtaagtaagggcaggcaggagcgggaccggcggcgcatgcgcagtggctctcgtgccggtgcagcgctccctgctcgagttaagggccggttccggcggcagggcgggactggcggtctcccgtctctcccggggtgtgtgtggggggaataacatgaagattttttggggtgaaagcgcagaaattagccaggagggacgctaatttgggtaaactcggtcaccggaagtagagagcgaccggaagtcctccaagccccggcgcggaagtccgccaagcccacagtaaagatggcgccgccaggaccggaacgaccacactaaagatggcggcccctgcccggaagtccgccaagcccacagtaaagatggcgccgccaggaccggaacgaccacactaaagatggcggccccggcccggaagttcgccccgacgccacactctagatggcgccgccaggaccggaacttagccgaggccacactaaagatggcggttgtctgacctccgccgcgacccggacccccgccccgcgcccgcagcgccgtctcgccgcgccgcttcccgctgtggggacggggcggggcgctcggcggcgccgggcgcgggcggcaggttcgtgggcggcggcaggcaccggcgccggcagcccccctcggcgccgcgcgcgcggcgctccgcccgcccgcctcgttccgctccgctcccctccgctccccctcccgtccccgctcccccccccccccccgctcccctccgctcccgctcccgccgtgccctggagatgctgtcggagctgcgccgccgcctccccccccccccctcccccccccccccccaggaagcgacccacggcgccagatccgacggagatcgtctccggggtaagctgggcgcggccgctcttctgcctctccggcggccatcggcgactgcaggcaggggaagcgacaggcaagtttctcgcctctgcggagaaacttgcacctgcgtgccgccgcagggccgggttcggatgtgccctggcattgcacacgcaccacaacccccgcggggagggtctgcgctgcctcggggaccctgtctgcgctgccgggagagagaaatcctttgggaagctggggtggaaacagtaactctgtgaactgctcagcttttcctaggcaagggcaggttttagggaggaaaggcccgtactcgcgaaaggcgccgcgggtctcgccgaggggtgggggggggggggcgcgcggctgcagcgccgcgcgcggctgcaacgccgctcccggccgtgtccgccaggcggcgactgtgaggcagggcccggcgctcgggggcgctctcgcaagcgacgcccccgggaaagcggcggggtttgggcgctgccggccttcccccgcagtgcccgggctggcccggcgcctggcaaaacctctgagggaaaaggcaagcaacaactgcgcttcttctgccctttctttagccagggactggaacacagacaaaatcgaggggctctttgacctgggcaggctccgagcatttttcagccttccctagcagggcattctcaccctctgaaaagctgaaaggctttaacagctggagacgcgcctgcagctgtgcgaattaatgtagtttcttttaggaaacgaaggggaagttttcctgttgtgagcttAAATACCgagtctgctctgctttttccatcaggtgacgaagcttatggaaaaaaagaccaaaggcctcgaggtgagtacattctaccgagttctgcttttctgggatcggtttgggaaaatcacgtgaaattctaaaaagcttctctccgtgttttctagttgttttttcagccttggtctaagtttcctgtagaaaagggcatagaattattagaacagacaaactaggctttctcgggagagatggaagaaaagtctgctgattgcagttctgcttttcttgtcttcccttcgactgtcattttctctcccctgctgttcaaataggcagcaattaattgctctgctgaagagtttgctgtactaagtgtctgtcaaatggatgccttcaactcaagatagcacctgctccttagttacaaaaagttcctcacaggaaattttcaggcgtgcccataaatctcctcgctgtttgtttgggagaacagggttttctcgtctgtaacagaatagtcatggcatttgctatggaatgctggtggcaatctagtcagaagaggacgccgtgcttcactaattttccctttttgttgttgggggtgacttcttcccagggatgttattcttgaccccccggggcaaacggaggtattcacctggtcagcgtcaggagccatcctacctgaggccctggtaggtaagtgatttttgtgtgactggacggtgaagctgtctgtgtgcatgacctggccagtgctcggtgtactcctaattaaagtgtcttttactccgtgttcccaggctccctctttcccttcggttgccacgtgtgtgccggacacctctggcaggactaaccctgtggcttttatgtccaacgtgctgtgtgcctgcaggtaagaaaagctgggagtgcagtccctctgctttgcttgctgtgtctcttgggtagtgattttggaggggaatcccagagcgatttggtttgaaggggaccttcaaaggccaccctgccttccgtgggcagggacgccttccactctcatccccggttggatgctgcaagtcccatccagcctggcctggaacacttgcagggatccaggggcagcctcagcttccctgtgcagtgtgcatttaatagctctccactgtcatcatgaaaaattttgtcagcacgttttgttggacgatggcaagcaggacctgggtgaaaattggggttctctgaggtgcagagggaaataattctcctttgaagtccagtgtaattcagttttgcacgagtcttgtctgccttatgtttgaattgctttctcttccaggaagttttaaattaaacttttattttgtgtctccccccccagtatcctgtccaagaccaagctacctttcctcgttggaatggactggccgggctttggcagtctggcccctcgaaagactaaagtgacctcttccagcaggggaagactttctggcaagcggtaccagaaagaactggagtttctggagaataaaagctggaggtgtgcccccgataatcctcgccccgggtggtgagtggtctgacttgcagggaccggtggccttggccaggagcggtcctgccggactgtaattttaatttcctgcctaggctgtaattttaatttcctttggatgcttggcaaagcccttctgggggagccctagtgcctggcatgagcggagcgggcttccagggaggtattcacctggtcagcgtcaggaaccatcctccctgaagcctcggtgagtgttttttgtgtgactggacagtgaagctgtgtgaatgacctggctagtgctcggtgtagtcctaattaaagtgtcttttactctgtgttcccaggctccctctttcccttcggttgccgtggatgtgccggacacctctggcaggactaaccctgtggcttttatgtccaacgtgctgtgtgcctgcaggtaagaaaagctgggagtgcagtccctctgctttgcttgctgtgtctcttgggtagtgattttggaggggaatcccagagcgatttggtttgaaggggaccttcaaaggccaccctgtcttccgtgggcagggacaccttcccctctcatccccggttggatgctgcaagtcccatccagcctggcctggaacacttgcagggatccaggggcagcctcagcttccctgtgcagtgtgcatttaatagctctccactgtcatcatgaaaaattttgtcagcacgttttgttggacgacggTAAGcgggacctgggtgaaaaggacattctctgaggtgctgggagaaggagggctcgtgcgggcacctccagagacagtgggaacgggagcgtgctgcagagaaggaaaattccagggggtgggtgccaaggaatttgtccttcccttgctctgtgctctgcacttagcaatgggtcaagtgcagaagtttcctggggaccctggaaaatgatgccgggtctgctaagaaaagtggggccaaaggagcaggacctgggtctgcgagcgtgggagaaacaagggccgggtcatcctctgcctccaggagggagggcagcaggaaaggccacggactaaagcactgaagtgccgttccccagggagcccctgcccagcactgaacttgcttgtgcacttgctgtccctttgccagcggagccgaagcgtcgggtgcgggtgccggggggatggagctgccaaggacaaactgggagggtgtttgcgaaggaagggggtagaaggagctcttgacgtgctttttttacttcttcatcccacagaattgccacgagaggaaatacttcagaggggcttccctccagataagccctgaatgtgccaggaggtttcagccgggagaaaggagctgtggaagaaaagcagcctaaaaatagccagcggggatcatcaggttttccagccaagaaaaaccaggagggagatgagggaatcgggttccaattcctaaagatttggtgggtgtaggaatgatttctgtgtgttttccagtcccttttgattcctgggatgattttaaaatgatggctaaattggagatgttgtttttgagaggaaatgatgccaaataaatgcaaagtttggggtcagttttttggatgatttgggtcaggttttggggtcagttttgggtcattgtttggggtgatttgggtcagttttgggtcagcttttggggtcagttttgggtcagcttttggggtgatttgggtcggttttgggtcaatttttggggagcactgggtgttactgggggttgtttgggagcactgggtgttactgggggttgttggggagcactgggtgttactggggtgcactggggagcactgggtgttactgagggttgttggggagcactgggtgttactggggagcactgggagagcaaatgaaaaataaagagaataaaaaataaacgaaataaaaaaggaaatataaaaaacaaaagaaaattaaaaaaaaaaaaggcaaaaaacctaaaaaggaaataaaatgaaaatgaaataaaagagaaaaaaaaaaaaaaaaagaaaccccttcttgggcaccccgtttcctctcctctcctcccccccccccgaaccgtaaattgcggggtcatcaccccaaaaatgtgagaaggggaccccaaaatgtgggtgagggaaccccagggagccgaaaaagtggagggggagccgcagtaagaaagcgaagccgggcggtcgggcggcggggtggggggggagccgaggtggcgacgccggcgcatgcgcagtcattggcaagacgccggcgatgaCGTCGTAAGTAAGGGCAGGCAGGCGCGGGACCgacgacgcatgcgcagtggctctcgtgccggtgcagcgctccttgctcgagttaagggccggttccggcggcagggcgggaccTGTGTGTGGgttgtgtgtggggggaataacatgaagattttttggggtgaaagcgcagaaattagccaggagggacgctaatttgggtaaactcggtcaccggaagtagagagcgaccggaagtcctccaagccccggcgcggaagtccgccaagcccacagtaaagatggcgccgccaggaccggaacgaccacactaaagatggcggcccctgcccggaagtccgccaagcccacagtaaagatggcgccgccaggaccggaacgaccacactaaagatggcggccccggcccggaagttcgccccgacgccacactctagatggcgccgccaggaccggaacttagccgaggccacactaaagatggcggttgtctgacctccgccgcgacccggacccccgccccgcgcccgcagcgccgtctcgccgcgccgcttcccgctgtggggacggggcggggcgctcggcggcgccgggcgcgggcggcaggttcgtgggcggcggcaggcaccggcgccggcagcccccctcggcgccgcgcgcgcggcgctccgcccgcccgcctcgttccgctccgctcccctccgctcccctcccgtccccgctcccccccccccccccgctcccctccgctcccgctcccgccgtgccctggagatgctgtcggagctgcgccgccgcctccccccccccccccccccaggaagcgacccacggcgccagatccgacggagatcgtctccggggtaagctgggcgcggccgctcttctgcctctccggcggccatcggcgactgcaggcaggggaagcgacaggcaagtttctcgcctctgcggagaaacttgcacctgcgtgccgccgcagggccgggttcggatgtgccctggcattgcacacgcaccacaacccccgcggggagggtctgcgctgcctcggggaccctgtctgcgctgccgggagagagaaatcctttgggaagctggggtggaaacagtaactctgtgaactgctcagcatttcctaggcaagggcaggttttagggaggaaaggcccgtacgcgcgaaaggcgccgcgggtctcgccgaggggtgggtggggggggcgcgcggctgcagcgccgcgcgcggctgcaacgccgctcccggccgtgtccgccaggcggcgactgtgaggcagggcccggcgctcgggggcgctctcgcaagcgacgcccccgggaaagcggcggggtttgggcactgccggccttcccccggagcgcccgggctggcccggcgcctggcaaaacctctgagggaaaaggcaagcaacaactgcgcttcttctgccctttctttagccagggactggaacacagacaaaatcgaggggctctttgacctgggcaggctccgagcatttttcagccttccctagcagggcattctcaccctctgaaaagctgaaaggctttaacagctggagacgcgcctgcagctgtgcgaattaatgtagtttcttttaggaaacgaaggggaagttttcctgttgtgagcttAAATACCgagtctgctctgctttttccatcaggtgacgaagcttatggaaaaaaagaccaaaggcctcgaggtgagtacattctaccgagttctgcttttctgggatcggtttgggaaaatcacgtgaaattctaaaaagcttctctccgtgttttctagttgttttttcagccttggtctaagtttcctgtagaaaagggcatagaattattagaacagacaaactaggctttctcgggagagatggaagaaaagtctgctgattgcagttctgcttttcttgtcttcccttcgactgtcattttctctcccctgctgttcaaataggcagcaattaattgctctgctgaagagtttgctgtactaagtgtctgtcaaatggatgccttcaactcaagatagcacctgctccttagttacaaaaagttcctcacaggaaattttcaggcgtgcccataaatctcctcgctgtttgtttgggagaacagggttttctcgtctgtaacagaatagtcatggcatttgctatggaatgctggtggcaatctagtcagaagaggacgccgtgcttcactaattttccctttttgttgttgggggtgacttcttcccagggatgttattcttgaccccccggggcaaacggaggtgttcacctggtcagcgtcaggagccatcctacctgaggccctggtaggtaagtgatttttgtgtgactggacggtgaagctgtctgtgtgcatgacctggccagtgctcggtgtactcctaattaaagtgtcttttactccgtgttcccaggctccctctttcccttcggttgccacgtgtgtgccggacacctctggcaggactaaccctgtggcttttatgtccaacgtgctgtgtgcctgcaggtaagaaaagctgggagtgcagtccctctgctttgcttgctgtgtctcttgggtagtgattttggaggggaatcccagagcgatttggtttgaaggggaccttcaaaggccaccctgccttccgtgggcagggacgccttccactctcatccccggttggatgctgcaagtcccatccagcctggcctggaacacttgcagggatccaggggcagcctcagcttccctgtgcagtgtgcatttaatagctctccactgtcatcatgaaaaattttgtcagcacattttgttggacgatggcaagcaggatctgggtgaaaattggggttctctgaggtgcagagggaaataattctcctttgaagtccagtgtaattcagttttgcacgagtcttgtctgccttatgtttgaattgctttctcttccaggaagttttaaattaaacttttattttgtgtcttcccccccagtatcctgtccaagaccaagctacctttcctcgtgggaatggactggccgggctttggcagtctggcccctcgaaagactaaagtgacctcttccagcaggggaagactttctggcaagcggtgccagaaagaactggagtttctggagaataaaagctggaggtgtgcccccgataatcctcgccccgggtggtgagtggtctgacttgcagggaccggtggccttggccaggagcggtcctgccggactgtaattttaatttcctgcccaggctgtaattttaatttcccttggatgcttggcaaagcccttctgggggagccctagtgcctggcatgagcggagcgggcttccagggaggtattcacctggtcagcgtcaggaaccatcctccctgaagcctcggtgagtgttttttgtgtgactggacagtgaagctgtctgtgtgcatgacctggccagtgctcggtgtactcctaattaaagtgtcttttactccgtgttcccaggctccctctttcccttcggttgccacgtgtgtgccggacacctctggcaggactaaccctgtggcttttatgtccaacgtgctgtgtgcctgcaggtaagaaaagctgggagtgcagtccctctgctttgcttgctgtgtctcttgggtagtgattttggaggggaatcccagagcgatttggtttgaaggggaccttcaaaggccaccctgccttccgtgggcagggacgccttccactctcatccccggttggatgctgcaagtcccatccagcctggcctggaacacttgcagggatccaggggcagcctcagcttccctgtgcagtgtgcatttaatagctctccactgtcatcatgaaaaattttgtcagcacgttttgttggacgatggcaagcaggacctgggtgaaaattggggttctctgaggtgcagagggaaataattctcctttgaagtccagtgtaattcagttttgcacgagtcttgtctgccttatgtttgaattgctttctcttccaggaagttttaaattaaacttttattttgtgtctccccccccagtatcctgtccaagaccaagctacctttcctcgttggaatggactggccgggctttggcagtctggcccctcgaaagactaaagtgacctcttccagcaggggaagactttctggcaagcggtaccagaaagaactggagtttctggagaataaaagctggaggtgtgcccccgataatcctcgccccgggtggtgagtggtctgacttgcagggaccggtggccttggccaggagcggtcctgccggactgtaattttaatttcctgcctaggctgtaattttaatttcctttggatgcttggcaaagcccttctgggggagccctagtgcctggcatgagcggagcgggcttccagggaggtattcacctggtcagcgtcaggaaccatcctccctgaagcctcggtgagtgttttttgtgtgactggacagtgaagctgtgtgaatgacctggctagtgctcggtgtagtcctaattaaagtgtcttttactctgtgttcccaggctccctctttcccttcggttgccgtggatgtgccggacacctctggcaggactaaccctgtggcttttatgtccaacgtgctgtgtgcctgcaggtaagaaaagctgggagtgcagtccctctgctttgcttgctgtgtctcttgggtagtgattttggaggggaatcccagagcgatttggtttgaaggggaccttcaaaggccaccctgtcttccgtgggcagggacaccttcccctctcatccccggttggatgctgcaagtcccatccagcctggcctggaacacttgcagggatccaggggcagcctcagcttccctgtgcagtgtgcatttaatagctctccactgtcatcatgaaaaattttgtcagcacgttttgttggacgacggTAAGcgggacctgggtgaaaaggacattctctgaggtgctgggagaaggaggactcgtgcgggcccctccagagacagcgggaacgggagcgtgctgcagag harbors:
- the LOC135424832 gene encoding uncharacterized protein LOC135424832; this encodes MTSWRLSDLRRDPDPRPAPAAPSRRAASRCGDGAGRSAAPGAGGRFVGGGRHRRRQPPSAPRARRSARPPRSAPLPSAPLPSPLPPPPPLPSAPAPAVPWRCCRSCAAASPPPPPQEATHGARSDGDRLRGDEAYGKKDQRPRGMLFLTPRGKRRCSPGQRQEPSYLRPCILSKTKLPFLVGMDWPGFGSLAPRKTKVTSSSRGRLSGKRCQKELEFLENKSWRCAPDNPRPGW